The genomic region CCGACCAGGACCGAGGCTTCATTCCCCCAGACCGCATTGGCCGAATCGTTGCCGCGGCGCATCACAGCGCTGTCCACCACATCGTCGTGAAGCAGGGTCGCGGTGTGGATGAACTCCACCACGCTGGCGAGGCCGATATGATACTGCCCCGAATATCCGGAGAGCCGGGCGCAGAGGAGCAGCAGCATCGGCCGGATCCGCTTGCCCCCGCTGGCGAGAACATACTCCCCCACCTTGCGGATCAGGAGAACTTCCGAGTCCAGATCCTTCTTGAACTGGGCCTCCACCTTGATCAGGTCGTCTTGCAGTAATTCGAGGGCTTTATCCATGGGCGGGAAAATCCTTTAGAGGTAAAATCCCGCTTATCCTAAAGAATCGCTCGGACACTTGTCAAAAGGTTTTTGCGACGGGCGTTTCAAAAGCGATATCGCCGATATATTTAATTGACGACAATTTGATGGAGCGTAAAAACACGACCGCCTTCATCATGTTTTAATTATTGACATTTCCAGGTTGCCTGAAAAAACTTTTCCCATACCGCCCGGCCGCAGATGCAGATGAATGCAACAGGAGGAATCATGAACCGAACGCCCTACAGCACCGCCAACCTCAGGAGCTTCGTCAACGGGAGCACCCTGCGGGAACTGGTCGCCGACCTGGGGGGAATGTGAAAAAGTAACGATCAGGGGGACGATTCGGGGAGCGGGGGTTTCACCGGCACGAAGCGCTGTTTCTTTTGTACCCAACTGTAGCTTCCGGCATCCCAGATGCTCTCCAGCAGCTTCCAGTCGAGATGGACCCCCTTCATTTCGTCCACGGTATCGGAGGCCTGCAGCATTTCACTGTCATCGACCACGCTGTCGCCGTTCAAATCGGCCCAAAGGTAGGGGGCGGTGCGAAGGAGACTCATGCCCTCCACCTGTGCAGGCGCGCTGCTGCCATTGGGATTGGCCACCACCTCTCCCCGGAACTCGGCATCCAGGTCAAGTTCGGCCCCGGAGGAGACTTTCAGAAGATAGACGATAAGGGGCCTCTCCTCGCCAGGCTTGACGATCCAACGCACAGTGCCCGCCTCGTTGTCCAGGCTGGAAGCCGGGGGGGTGGCTTCGATCAGCTTCCACCCCGCGGGGAAGTGCTCCCGAAGGATGAACCCCTTGACCTGGTCTTCGGTCTCCAGCCGGACACGCACGGGAATCAGGCTGCCCGGGGCCGCGTATTGAGGCAAAAAGCGCTCGGCCAGGACCCCGGCCTGGGGAACCTCCCCCTTCCGGAAGAAGAGTGCCCCCGCCGCCAGAACGAGCAGGAGTGCGCCGAGGCCAAAAACCTGCCAGGGGGAAAAGGGAAACCTCGCCTTTTCCTTGGGCCGGGGCGCCTCGGCGGCGGTCTCCTCGGGTTCCCTGCGCAGGATATTTTCAACAGAGGCCTCCAGGGCCTCGGCAAGGCGGATGGCGTTTTCTCTTTTGACCGAAGGGTAGCGATTGTTCTCCCAGCGGGAAATCGTATCAGTGGTCACTCCGACCACCTTCGCCACATAGAGTTGGGTCAGCTTTTTCGCCTCGCGTTGCCGACGGATCTCGGCGCCGTCGAGGCAGACTGTGGGAGGAAGTTCAGGCTCCATGAATCGGGTCTCCAGGTAAAATTCGCCAGAGTCTAACAGACATCCCACAATGGTGTAAACAGCAAAAGCCACCCCGGATCGACGCTGAAAAGACCCGACACGGGCCATTGTATTTCATTGAATTCTTTACCATTCACCCCGACATCGGGTGGCATTGGACCTGATATCTGATGCAGAGCGAGCCAGGTTCGATTAGAGTCTACCCAAGCATGGCGGACCCATCCGCCCCAGATCCCTTTTTAGAAGGAGGAGAAAAAGATGAAGCGTTTTATCACCATCCTGATGGTCGTGGCCTTCGTGGCCGCCGGTTCCCTGGCCGCTTTCGCCACCGACCCCCCCGCCGAAGTCAAGTACGAGACCAAGATGGGGACCATCACCTTCGATCACACCGTCCACCAGGGCAAAGTGGCCGACTGCACCGCCTGCCACCACAACGGTGTTGACAAGGGCTCCTGCAAGAGCTGCCACGGTGTGGACGCTGCCGCTCCCAAGGCCAAAGACGCCTTCCACAAGCAGTGCAAAGGCTGCCATAAGAAAGAAGGCGGCCCCACCGGGTGCAAAGGTTGCCACGTGAAGTAAACAGGACCGAACTAGTCCTGGCAAGACCCGAGGGGGCCGCACTTGCGGCCCCCTTTTTTTTGTCGCAAATCGAGCGTATAAGGGCAGGCCGGATGACCCTCCGGTGACGATGGAGGTCGGTAAGGGCCGCCTCTCTCGCGGAGAACCACCCTCTCTGCCCAGCGCCGCTCGGCCTCCCGCGGCCCCTCCGGCAGATCGGGGTAGTCACCTCTGCCGGGTCGGCCGACGTGGTACTCGAAGCTTCCCAAAACTTTTCCCGAGCCGGAATGAACGACCTCGAAAAGCAGAGGCACATGCGGTTCAATCCCGGGATGAAGGGCGTCGACCAGCGGCCACGCCTTGAACCGGACCCCCCCGACGGACTCTCCCTCCACCCCCGTGGCCGCAAGGGGCACCCGATGTTCGTTGCAGAGCAGGGCCAAAGGGTGCCCCTCCGCGCAGCGCAGACGCGCCTGAAGCCTCTCGCAAGAGGAATCGACCGGGCGCGACGCTGCCCCGCTGTGGGCCGCAGGGCCCAGCACCGGCCAAGGCTCAAGGGCCTGTCGCAGTTCCAGTTCGGCTTCCGGCAGGCTCATGGTGCCGCAGTGCGGAAAACGGAAATCGAGAAAAGGCTGCAGCCATTCATCCTGATAGGGATAACCCGCCTGCCGGAGATCCTTCGCCACCCGGGCCAGGTCGGCGGCTATGAAATGAGGAAGGGCGAAGCGGTCGTGAAGGGCCGTTCCCCACCTCACCAAGGGGCCCTGGAAGGGCTGACTCAAGAACCAGGCTAACAGAGAGCGAACCAGCAGTGCCAATGCGAGGCTCATGCGGGGGTGGGGGGGCATCTCCAGGCAGCGCAACTCAAGGAGCCCGAGCCGACCTGCCGGGTTGTCCGCCGGAAACAGTTTGTCGATGCAGAATTCGGCCCGGTGGCTGTTGCCGGTCAGGTCCACCAGAATGTGGCGAAACACCCGATCCAGTCCCTCGGGCGAAAGGTCATCTCCTCTTTCCAATTGCAAAAATGCCAGTTCCAGTTCGTAGAGGCTTTCGTGACGCGCCTCGTCCACCCTCGGGGTCTGACTGGTCGGTCCCACGAAGAGACCCGAAAACCCGTAGGAGAGGCCGGGGTGGTTCTGCCAGTAAGACAGGAAACTTCGGAGCAGATCCGGGCGACGGGAAAAGGGGCTCTCCAGGGCCGTTCCGCCGCCAAGGGTCAGATGGCTGCCCCCTCCGGTGCCGACGATGCGACCGTCCCTCTGAAACTTGAAGGCGTCGAGATGGCAGGCCTCGGCCTCCCGATAAACGACCTGCACCATCTCCCTAATTTCAACCCAGGACCTTGCCGGAGGAAGGTTGACCTCCAGAACCCCGGGGTCAGGCACCAGCCCGAGCCTGCTCAGGGCTGGATCGATCGGGGGAGGATATCCCCCGAGCCGGACCGGAGAATCCAGTTCCCCGGCGGTCTGCTCCACTGCCTCTACAAGGTGGAGAAAGCCTTCCAGGGTTCCGACCGGCGGGAGAAAGACCTCCAACGCCCCCTCCAGCGCCTCCACGGCCAGGGCGACGCGAATGGTGCCTGGCTCCCCCTCAACATACCCGCCCTCTTCTCGGAGGCCGGGTGCGGGAACCGGCGAACCCTCCCCCGCTTCACTCAGGAGGCCGTCGGCCTCCGGCCACTCCATGTCAGCCAGGGGCAGGCGCAGGCCGAGTGGGGCATCGCCGGGCCGGGCCAGCAAGGGCCCCGGAGGCAAAGCCCAGGAGCAACTCGCCCAGCGGCGGCCGCCGCCGCTGTCGACCCGCAGCAGGGGCAGCACGAACCCCGCCGAAACCGGTAGCACTCCCTGTCGCTCAGGGCCCTGGAAAATCTCCAGGATACGGGCCGGATTAACCGCCAGGTTCTCCGCCAGTCTCCGGATTAACCCCCTGCCCTCCCCCGGGCCGATCGACCTTGTATCCCCTTCGGGGGAAAGGAGGTCCGGCCTTCGCCACACCGGCACTCCGTCCTGCCGCCAGTAATAACCGAGGGCCCAGCGCGGCCAAGCCTCCCCAGGATACCATTTTCCCACCCCGTAGTGCAGGAGGCCGCCGGGGGGCAACCGCTCCTTCAGGCGCAGCAGACGCCGCTCGGCCTTGCCCCTCTTTCCCTCCCCCAAAGCGTCGGTCCGCCACTCGGCGGCCTCCGGCCGCTCCCGGCAGACGAAAGTCGGCTCCCCCCCCATGGTCAAGCCCGCCTTCAGGGCCGCAAGGCGCCGATCTACGGCCTCTCCTAGGGCATCGATGGTCCGCCACTGCTTCTCGGTGTAAGGATGGGTTATCACCTTCATGATCGGGAGTGCCCCTTCAGTGGTCCGGGCTGCCATTTATGGCTCCACGGCTAGCTCGATCCGGTACTCCATCCGGGCTTCTGAACCGTTTCCCCGAATGGTTCCGCTGACCGGCGAAGCCTCAAGGGGCTCGTGGCTGGCAGTGAGGGCGAGATGGCCTTCGGCCACCGCCATGCCGTGGGTGGGATCAAAGCCTCGCCACCCCCCGCCAGGCAGAAAGACTTCTGCCCAGGC from Desulfuromonas sp. harbors:
- a CDS encoding cytochrome c3 family protein, with amino-acid sequence MKRFITILMVVAFVAAGSLAAFATDPPAEVKYETKMGTITFDHTVHQGKVADCTACHHNGVDKGSCKSCHGVDAAAPKAKDAFHKQCKGCHKKEGGPTGCKGCHVK
- a CDS encoding transglutaminase family protein, whose protein sequence is MKVITHPYTEKQWRTIDALGEAVDRRLAALKAGLTMGGEPTFVCRERPEAAEWRTDALGEGKRGKAERRLLRLKERLPPGGLLHYGVGKWYPGEAWPRWALGYYWRQDGVPVWRRPDLLSPEGDTRSIGPGEGRGLIRRLAENLAVNPARILEIFQGPERQGVLPVSAGFVLPLLRVDSGGGRRWASCSWALPPGPLLARPGDAPLGLRLPLADMEWPEADGLLSEAGEGSPVPAPGLREEGGYVEGEPGTIRVALAVEALEGALEVFLPPVGTLEGFLHLVEAVEQTAGELDSPVRLGGYPPPIDPALSRLGLVPDPGVLEVNLPPARSWVEIREMVQVVYREAEACHLDAFKFQRDGRIVGTGGGSHLTLGGGTALESPFSRRPDLLRSFLSYWQNHPGLSYGFSGLFVGPTSQTPRVDEARHESLYELELAFLQLERGDDLSPEGLDRVFRHILVDLTGNSHRAEFCIDKLFPADNPAGRLGLLELRCLEMPPHPRMSLALALLVRSLLAWFLSQPFQGPLVRWGTALHDRFALPHFIAADLARVAKDLRQAGYPYQDEWLQPFLDFRFPHCGTMSLPEAELELRQALEPWPVLGPAAHSGAASRPVDSSCERLQARLRCAEGHPLALLCNEHRVPLAATGVEGESVGGVRFKAWPLVDALHPGIEPHVPLLFEVVHSGSGKVLGSFEYHVGRPGRGDYPDLPEGPREAERRWAERVVLRERGGPYRPPSSPEGHPACPYTLDLRQKKGGRKCGPLGSCQD
- a CDS encoding helix-turn-helix transcriptional regulator; protein product: MEPELPPTVCLDGAEIRRQREAKKLTQLYVAKVVGVTTDTISRWENNRYPSVKRENAIRLAEALEASVENILRREPEETAAEAPRPKEKARFPFSPWQVFGLGALLLVLAAGALFFRKGEVPQAGVLAERFLPQYAAPGSLIPVRVRLETEDQVKGFILREHFPAGWKLIEATPPASSLDNEAGTVRWIVKPGEERPLIVYLLKVSSGAELDLDAEFRGEVVANPNGSSAPAQVEGMSLLRTAPYLWADLNGDSVVDDSEMLQASDTVDEMKGVHLDWKLLESIWDAGSYSWVQKKQRFVPVKPPLPESSP